One Lycium barbarum isolate Lr01 chromosome 5, ASM1917538v2, whole genome shotgun sequence genomic window carries:
- the LOC132642494 gene encoding auxin-responsive protein SAUR76-like: MAKGLTKLKSVLKKMQSLKLGRTTNVMATNNSCSDDDSYSYSYESNCCNSKDLHPVYVGKSRRQYLVSSNVVCHPLFRELVERSDDSEDSVAIACEVVLFQHLLWMLENADPQPESLDELVEFYTAC, translated from the coding sequence ATGGCCAAAGGACTCACAAAGCTCAAATCAGTGTTGAAAAAAATGCAATCTCTCAAACTAGGCCGTACTACCAACGTAATGGCCACCAACAATTCTTGCTCGGATGATGATTCATATTCCTATTCCTATGAAAGCAATTGCTGCAACAGTAAGGACCTACATCCAGTCTACGTTGGTAAATCACGCCGACAATACCTCGTTAGCTCCAACGTTGTCTGCCATCCACTCTTCAGGGAACTTGTTGAAAGGTCAGATGATTCAGAAGACTCCGTCGCCATCGCTTGTGAAGTTGTTCTTTTCCAACACTTGCTTTGGATGCTCGAAAATGCTGATCCCCAGCCTGAATCCTTGGATGAGCTCGTCGAATTTTACACAGCTTGCTGA
- the LOC132639439 gene encoding uncharacterized protein LOC132639439, with translation MVAEMLIELPLETRVPEAGAGIQPGDITDHSILETPHRFDENITKSQWLIPDEMLPSQIGSSGLSVFHQTGHKGFVMPVMSADKGIQQPVINAEVVIAQPDVIPTRIVKPSKYFSSPYMTNYGSAEASVQDPTPSIFEKKHPFVEDPINGPRNTSLIQQYRNWLEQDLLLRHDKKKGKESRYKKNKQALDPDDINFGFNFGVLHVDDKNWFYLLSMNG, from the exons atgGTCGCAGAGATGCTCATTGAGTTGCCTCTAGAAACTCGTGTACCAGAAGCAGGTGCGGGAATACAACCCGGGGACATCACTGATCATTCAATTTTAGAGACTCCACACAGGTTCGATGAGAACATTACTAAGTCACAATGGTTGATCCCTGACGAAATGTTACCAAGCCAAATAGGTTCGTCAGGATTATCTGTGTTTCATCAAACTGGTCACAAAGGATTTGTTATGCCAGTAATGTCTGCTGATAAAGGAATACAACAGCCAGTGATTAATGCGGAAGTCGTAATTGCTCAACCAGATGTTATTCCAACTAGGATAGTCAAACCTAGTAAATACTTCAGTTCACCTTACATGACCAATTACGGCTCTGCAGAAGCTTCTGTTCAAGACCCCACACCTTCCATATTTGAAAAGAAGCATCCATTTGTTGAAGATCCAATTAATGGCCCGCGAAATACTTCGCTTATTCAACAATACCGGAATTGGCTTGAACAGGATCTACTTCTAAGGCATGATAAAAA AAAGGGTAAGGAAAGCCGTTACAAAAAGAATAAGCAAGCTTTGGATCCAGATGACATCAATTTTGGCTTCAATTTTGGTGTGTTACATGTTGACGACAAAAACTGGTTCTATCTCTTATCGATGAATGGATAG